ATACGTGACCATCCAAACTTAACAAGTAAAGCAAAGAAAGGACTGCTGGAACTAGGCGAGATGCTGAACGCCCTGCGGGACATTGCTGCGGACGTGCCGTTGCCGGCCTTGCTGGACAGTCTGCTGCGCCGGTTGGACTACTTTGCTTACTTGGACGACGGCACGCCGCAAGGCGAATCGCGTGCCGAAAACGTCCGTGAGCTGGTGGGTGTGACGCAGAGCTACCAGGACTTGGGGCTGGACGGTTTCCTGGAAGAGATGGCACTGATCAGCGATCTTGATAGTGCCGAGTTTAGCAACAACGCTGTCACGCTCATGACCATCCACTCTGCCAAGGGCTTGGAATTTCCGGTGGTCTTTATGATTGGCATGGAAGAAACAGTCTTTCCACATTCGCGGGCATTGTATGAGCAGAACGAAATGGAAGAAGAGCGGCGGCTGTGCTACGTAGCCATGACCCGCGCCCGCGAAGAGCTGTACCTGAGCTATGCCACCTCGCGCATGTTGTACGGCGGCATGCAGCACAATCCGCCATCACGTTTCCTGAGCGAGTTTGACGCCAGTTTTCAGACAGACAGTGTCAGTCTGGGCGGCCAGGCCTGGCAAAATACTTACGAACAAGAAAGCTACGACGATCTGCCCACGACGGTCATCGACGAACCACACTATGTACCAGATCTGAACGAAGGCGACGCGGTCAAGCACGACGTCTTCGGCCAGGGCACGGTCATGGAGGTGGACGGCGACAACGTAGTCATTTACTTTAAAGGAAAAGGCGCCAAGAAGCTGAATGTCGCATTTGCCCCGCTCCAAAAAATCTAGCAAGCAAATTTTCAGGTGTCCATTTAGTGGGTGGGACCAGGGGAGTATCCAGGGGGCGGTTCAATAGCGTGACCTTTTTTGCTACACTGGTGGGTAGCTAGACGGGTAGGGGCCAGTGGGTATGTATGGTTTTTACCTTAGCGACTTATCTATGATTCGCAAAAAACTCCATCTCAGCGACGCGGACAAAGAGTACGTGGAGCGCATGAAGAGGCACCCGTTCGTTGTGCCGGTGAGCACTTTTTTGGTACTGTTTTTCATTACACTCATCAGTGTCATTATCTTTAACGGTCGAGACGTGGTGCCGTCGGACTCGCACGTTATCGAGCTATCTATGGACGGCACCAAGCAATCTATTCCCACCCGTGCCAGCACCGTGGGTGAGTTTTTGGAGCGCGCCAATATTACTTTGGGAGAAAAAGACATTGTCGAGCCAGCCAAAGACACCACCATCTACGACGAAGAGCTTCGTATCAATGTCTATCGGGCCAGGCCGGTGACTATCGTAGAGGAGAATGGCTTGCGCACCTTTGCGTACAGCGCTGCCACCACACCGCGGAGTGTAGTTCAGCAGGCTGGTGTCACCGTCTACCCAGAAGACAATCTGTCTTCGGAAGTGCCAGACAACTTTCTGAGAGAAGGGGTCTTGGGCGAAAAGGTGGTGATAGATCGCTCGACGCCAGTCAATATTAATCTGTACGGTACCCACGTGCCGCTGCGCACACATGCCAAGACGGTGGCCGAGTTCTTAAAGGAAAAGAACGTGCAGCTTAGCAAAGACGATACGGTGCAGCCCGCACCGACCACACTCATCACGCCCGAGATACAAGTATTCGTGCTGCGCAGTGGTACGCAGATTGCTACCGCAGAGGAGGCTATTCCTATGCCGCTCGAATATATTGAAGATTCCTCGCTGTCTGCCGGGTCGCAGGCTGTTCGGCAAGCCGGTGCACCTGGTAAAAAAGTGGTGACGTATCAAATTGAGTTGGTGAACAGCAAGGAAGTGTCGCGTAAGAAAATTCAGGAGGTCATTGCCTCGCCACCCATAAAACAGATTGTGGCTCGTGGACCCCAGAGCAGCTTTGGCCAGGCTTTGGCCCGGCTGCGGCAGTGTGAGGCCGGGGGCAATTATGCTATTAACACGGGCAATGGGTTTTATGGGGCGTATCAGTTTAACGTCAGCACCTGGAATGGCTATGGCGGCTTTACGTATCCGTCTGACGCACCTGCCGGCGTACAGGACCAAAAAGCTACTGAAACTTACCAGCGTCGTGGTTGGCAGCCATGGCCTGGTTGCACCAAGAAGCTCGGACTACAAGACACTTACAGGTAGTAAGGGAACGGGTAGGTTCGTTCCCCCAACCCCATGGAACAGGTTTCATAGGGATCTCGGCATCGACAGACTGCGACCGGGTTATTTTTCGGCGATAATCTGGCGATATACGGCTGCGCCACTGCGATATAGTTCGCCCATGTAGAGGATGTCAGAGCGCAATTGATCTACCGCCATTTGAGCATGGGATTGCTCGTAACCTTCATATTGATAGAGTCGTGGAAAAGCGTCTAAGAGGACCGGGGAAACTTGCGTGTCATATGTCGTACCAAAGCGCTCTTCGCTTAAAAATTCACCGGCCTCTTCGGTGAGGTCGGTTACTTCTGTCAAGCCAAAGCCAGCTGCTTCTATTTGTCTGCTGAAAGTGTTGATATTGTGAAATCCATTAGAGCTAGTGCTCCAGTTGTTACGCAACATAGTCAGTTGCTCGTCGGTGATCATATTAGTGACAAACCAGTCATCCACGCCAAGTCGCCCACCCGTAGCCAGGGCGCGGTAGCTTTCGTCTATAACTGCACCGGGATCATCGACGTGATAGATGGCGTTAATTGAGTACACGTGATCGATAGCCTCGTCACCAAATGGTAGCCGTTGCATGTCTCCTTTGGCTGCCATAGTATAGTCCGAGCCGGTCTGTTCGGACATGCGTTGTAGGTTGCGCAGCTGGTTAATGCTGATGCTCAGCCCAACGACTGCCGCACCGGTGGCCTCTGACAATAAGAGGTCAGACACTAGACCGTAGCGATAGGCTGGGCGGTACCTTCATAGATTGGCAGGACTGGAGTGAGTCGTGGGTCTAAATCATGCTGTGCCTGTTTGTGCCACCCTGCTGGGGGGAGGCACCGATTGCGGACAATCAGGGCCTTGATGGGTTCGGCGAGCGTATCGAACCGTGGTGCGTACGCAATGGTCAGGCAGGTTCGCCAGGTATCTGCCTGGTTAGCGTGAGTGGCATGGAGGAGTCGGCGGTCGCCAATGAAGAGCTCGCCTGTCTTTATCGGCACGTCTATCTCATCGCTGCGGAGAGCAGCATCATGAGGCTGCTGGTGTCGCTGTTTATGGGGCCACAGGTGTGATGAAGGCACAACACGCAGACAGCCGTTTTCTGGTGTTGTGTCCTGCAGGTAGTAGATCAGAAATAATTCGGCCGGTTCTGCCATATCGTATTCATAAAAAAGGTCCGAGTGCCATGCCAAGCCAGCTGCTTGTGGGGGTTTGGTCGAGACATAAAAATTATGGAGTTTAGGAGCCGAAAAGCCCAGCGCAGAAAGGGTCTCCATGGTTTTTGGCCATGTCAGTAGGTTTACGATTACGGGGTCGTGATAGTCTGCAACCACAAACGCACCAGCGTCGCCAAAATTTCCCTTTGCCATAGGAGCCAAGGCGTCCTGGCTAAATCGCTCTTTAAGTGACTGAAGCATGTCACTATCAATGATGTTCGGAATAACACAGTAACCGCGCTGTGCCAGTGTGTCTCTAAGTTGCCTAGATCCCATTTTCATAGCAGTAGTATACCTAATTATAGATGGCATGGTATGATTGCGCTACACTGGGTGCATGACGTATAGATTTGATGGATACAATTGGCTGGTGCGTTTTGACAGGGGCGAAAAGCTGATCGAGGGACTTACTAAACTTGTTAAGGATGAAAATATTAAGGGCGTATGGGTTAGTGGTCTGGGCGCTGCCGAAGGGGCGGAGGTGGGTTTTTATAACTTAGAAACCAAGGCCTACCAATGGAAAAAGTTAGACGGTCTACTAGAGATTACCAGCTTGCAGGGTAACGTGGCGTGGGAGGATGATCAGCCGGTGCTGCATATTCATGGCACTTTTAGTGACCACAGCCTACAGGCTTTTGGTGGCCATATAAAGGAACTGCACGTGGGCGGCACCTGCGAAGTATTGTTGCACCGCTGGTATGAGCAAGAGGGGCTGCACCGTACCCTGGATAGCCAGACTGGCTTGCATTTGCTAGACCTCTAAGTTGGTGCCTCGGCCTTGGCAAGTACCTCTTTGATCTGGCCCCATACACTTGTCCGAATATGCAAAATAAGTTTCATGAGATCCTGGCTATATACAGAGGGGTTATCAAAATTACCCCCTTCTTCCAGGGAATCACCGTCCCGCCACCGGTTTGCCTGAAGTCCGGCCCCGCAGATATTTACAATGTGACACTTTTGGCATGTGGCGGACAACGCTTGTTTGCCCAGGCGGTAGCGGACGACCTTGTGATGTTGGGCCGCCTCGTCGATGCTGTGTGTTTCGACATTCATGGGCTGGCCTTTGGCGTCGAGCAAGGCGATGGCACCATCGCCTATCGACCTATAGCTATCGGGTAGAGCCATGTTGCCGTTGGCTTCGATGGTGAGGTTTCTGGCAAATGAGTTGCCAACGTACTCAGCTTTCGCGCTCAGCCCGACGGCCAGTCGTTGGATGGATCGGAAAAGACGGATAGATATTCGCCCGGCATCCTCTTGGGCCCAGCGGTCATAGAGTGGAATGAGCCAGTCTGCATAGGGTGTCGATGCTCCCGGTTGGTCGTAGTCTGATGCATAGCCGGGCGGAAGCAACGAATGGTGTGCAAGCGGGAATAGCAGGTCAAACGAGGCAGCCCCAAATTCTGCTTGAGTCAGTGTGTCGTAAACCTTGTGCGGGTCTGCCTGCAAATTAATTACACTCAACAGACCCAGGGCGGATTTACTGCCACCTTCTGTATTCCATTCTGCAAAAGTCCGGATACCCGCAGCGACGTCTGCAAAGCTGCCACTGCCATCACGCTTGATGCGCAAAGCATCGTGAGTTTCTGGGTCTCCGTCCAGGCTGATGCCTATCTTTATACCCGTCTCGTGCAGCATGTCCAAGACCTCAGGGTGCTTGGCTATGAGCGTGCCGTTGGTCTGCATGTTGAAGTCTGCCCGGTCGCCCAACGTGTCCCTAAAGTTACGGGTAACTATCCGATAGTAATCTCTGTCCAATAGATAACTTAGGAGCGGCTCACCCCCATGAAAGATGATCTTCACATTCTCTAGGTCGTGTTCTTCCGCGTGCTCTCCAATTTGAACAGCTGCCTGTTCGGCCACTTCATAGCTCATAGCAGCAGGTTGTTGCAGATAACTTTTGTCCCTCAGCTCATACATATAACAGTAAGTGCAGGCCAGATTGCACAATTCGTATGTTTTAAGAATGAACTCAGTAGTCTTTGGATCGTATCCTTCTGGCGGCTCAGGCGCCTCCAGATTTTTGGGGCTTCCGGGAAAAGGCAAAAAAGTAACAGGCGTCGGTGGTCGTTCTTGTTCGGCCGACGGCCCGTCTGTCATAATGGAGCATTGTAAAGCATAAGCGGTTTGAAAGGAATGAAATGGAAAACAGTCCGTCATCGTCCCCTAATGCTGAGGTTCAGCAGCCCGAAGGGCCTATGAGTCTTACTGGAGCAGAGGTTGAACCGGTACCAGTGGACAGTAATGTTGAGGTTGATAGAGAGCGATTGCAGCAGGGCATAGAAGCGGGTGAAATCGATCCCAGTACCTTACCTGCTGGCTTACAAGATGTGCTGGCAGATGACACCGACCTAAGGGTTGGTATGGGCTTTAATTCTGCCGCTGACTCATCTCAGGTAGATACATGAGCGAACGGGGCGAAGATTCTTCTGACAACGCCCAGGCTTATCTGGAGGATGCCCAGGAGCTGTACGACAAGATTGTGGCGGGTGAGGTTCGGCTAGAAGATCTGCCACCCGCTCTTCAGGCGGCATTCGAAGAGGAGGATACTGATTTTACCGGTGCAACCGGAACTGCCTCAGCTCCCTATTAGAAGTTATTCGGTTGTGTTTTCTGGGGCTCTTTAAGGAAGTGCCGCAAGCCCTCAGGATTAAACGATAACAGGAAATTACCAGCCTCGAATTTGCCTATGAACGCTTCGTACTGAAGGCGGTTGTGCCCGTCTCCATATTTTTTGATTGTGGGCGTAGCACGGGTAAAGCTCGGAGCTCCCGAGTCATAGAGTTGCTTTTGTCGTGTAAGATTCAGGAGTCGGACCGGATCAGTTGTGCCCGTTGCTGCTTCCTGAAACATGTGGCCGGTTGTACCTACTGCTATCCTGTAGGCCCACTCCTTGAGACTTAGAAAAATGTCCTGATCAAAATCTCTTGGCGCGCTGGGTGCCATGCCAGCGTTTTCAAGAGCAAGGTTCATGAGTATTCGCGATGCTCCGCCGTTCCATGCACGAAAGGGGTGAATGCTACTGAGTTTGCGCTGCATGCGCGCGGCGGCGTGTGTGGGGTTCCCCCTGGTCCTGCATGACTGATTATAGTCATTACAGACCTCATAAAGTAAGCTCTCTATCTCATCAGGTGGGGATTTGTAGTGGATAAGGCCGTAATGTGGGTCATCAGGTATGGGCGTGTCGAATTCTAGAAGTGGATTCGCATCTAGCGTGGCAATTTGCTCATCGGTACACACAATTGGCCGCAATACCCCACGATTGAACACGCCACCCCATGTGGTGCTCTCCCTCAACTTCCCGGCATTCTCCGGGTCTATTCTTTGCAGAAAGCGTCTGTTTAGTTCCTTTAGGCAGTCAACCGTAAGAGGTTGATTACCATATTCTCGGGCAAACAGTCGGGCACTTAGCCACCCCGCCCAGCCTTCATGACTAAACATTCTTTCTGGATATTTTGGTGCACCCATTATGACGGCTGACCTATGAAAAACGGGGTCAATAAACAGCGTAGTTTCAATGACCCGGAGGGCCGGATCGTTACCAAAGAGCTCCTCCTCGAGCTTGTATATTCGGTGTTCTAACTCCAGCGCCCGAGCCATAGATTCAACGCGTGGTTCATACGATTTCTCACACTGCTCTCTTGGCGTCACCTCTTGCTCGACCATATTTATTACTATGACTTACTTTTGACTACGCAGCAAGGTCGCGAACAGCGCATGGCTTGTGCCATCCTATTTCTTTTGAGTGATACACTGGATGGGTGAACGCCTCATCCTCATTGCCAAAGAAATCCCTTGGGCAGCACTGGCTGCGTGATGCTACTGTTCTGGCCGCCATGTGTGACGCCGCCGAGGTAGACGCCAAAGATACGGTGCTAGAGATCGGGCCGGGCCTGGGTACTCTAACCGAGCTGCTGACCAAACGGGCTAAAGCAGTTGTTGCCGTAGAGTTTGACCAGTCACTGGCCCAAGCACTGCCAGGGTCGGTTGAGGCTGATAATTTGTCTACAGTTCAACAGGATATCCTAAAATTCGACCTGACTACCTTGCCGCCCAAGTACAAGATTGTTGCCAATATCCCGTACTACTTGACCAGCAACCTTATACGCGTCATGAGCGAATCTATGAACCCGCCAGCTCTTGCCACGTTGTTGGTACAAAAGGAAGTAGCTATGCGGGTAGCGGCTACCCCGGGCGATATGTCGCTGCTGAGTGTGAGTGCTCAGTTTTATTGGGAGGTCAGTATTGGCCGAGAAGTACCGGCCGAGCTGTTTACGCCACCACCCAAAGTTGACTCGCAGATCCTAATACTCAAATGGCGCACCAAGCCCGCCTTTCCCGGAACGGATATACAATTGTTTTTCCAGGTGGTAAAAGCCGGGTTCTCGGCTCGTCGCAAGACACTCCTGAACTCTCTGAGCGGTGGCCTGCGGCTGGAGAAACCAGTGGTACAAGACTTGCTAGAGACGGCCGGTATAGCACCCGGTTTGCGCCCTCAGGCACTCAGCCTAGACCAATGGCACGCGCTTTATAAGGTCTATCACGAGCGCTTGCAGCCCTAACCTATAGCGCTTGTGATAAGATTACATATATATGGACCCACAAAACTCTGGGCCTAACGGGGTGCAACCTACAGGCGCACTCCCCAGTCCACAAACACCATACGATGTGATGCCCGCGCCGCAGCCACCAACTGTTGCTGGTCAGCCGCAGCCTGTACCGCAAGCGTACGGTTCGCCACGGTCAACTGTGCCTGGTCAGGGACAACCGCCAAAACAGGACAAGGGCCGGGGTATTTGGATCATAGTTGGGGTAGTGGCTGGGCTGGTAGTGCTGGCTATTGCGGCAGCGGTGATGCTGGCCATAAAAGGCGCAGACATCGATCCGCAAAAATCAGTGCGAGCCTACGATTCACCCGTAGGGCTACTGGCAGAATTCCAGGCCAGAGATATTAGAGCCGCCAAGTTTAAGCTATCTGCCAGCTACGCGTCGGGTGGTAGCTTTAACCGCGAGGGAAAATTATATCTAGAGCAGGGGCACGGTGCCTACGAAATGCTGACCGAAACTGACAAGGTCAACCAACTTATAAAAACCCTGTACACAAAGAAAGATCCCAAGGCGACATTCTCTGCCAAAGATCACGGTGCTACCCGAAATTTTAGCTATGACTTCAACGCACTGCTGGGCTACCAATACCTCTACGACCAAAACAGTACGGTAGGTGGCTATATTCCTGCGGTCCAGGGCGCCCAAAAAGATGTGCAAAAAGCTACGGCAGCTGCCATTACTGCCACCGAAGGTTGTGACGCGGCCTTGGCAGACGTCACGTCCAAGACGGGGCCAAACATGACCACCCGTAGTTTGTTCTTTGATTATTCCCAAGAGGGGCTGCGCAAAAAGGCCAGTGTCAGCTACGCTTCGCGTCAGACGCTGGACCGGTCGGTCCGCAACTTTTTTGAAAAGTGCTACAACCTCGAGAGCCCGATTGCTGCAGTCCAAAAAACGCTAGTGGAAAAACTCAAAGAGGACACCACCAAGACCCCGTCATTTATCTACTGGACCGAAAACGGCAAACTAAACCTGGTCATAGAACCCGACCTAGACACCATAGGCAAGGCCGAGCTGAAGTTCGAATTATCAGATCTCAACGCCGTGAGCGGCACTAAAGATGGGGAGACGTCGTCGTTTATAGAAAAGCGTAACATGTACGGATTGACCTACAGCCTCTGCCGGGTGCCGCCGGTAGTTGCCAGTAATACAACCACCGGCTATGTGTTCTTGCCCCAGGATGAGGCCTATAAATATCCAGCCGATACAGACAGCGTGTACTATTGCACCACCCAAGGGGTGTCGACGCAGTATCACTTGCCCACTAGCATGAACGTAAAATACGACAGCGGGGTACTGGCAACAGCGACCGGTGGCGCTATTCCTGAGCTCCAGACTATGCATGACATCCAGTACCAGATAGAGAAATTCAATAGCGCTAACAAGCGATACCCATCCTCGAACGAATTCAACGACCTGATCAATAACAATATGGAAAAACTCACAGGTATCGCCCAGGGGTTGGCGCGAGGCAAGCTAGTGGCATACACGGCAGCGCCAGGGGAGTGCGTGGGCAATTGCAATGACTATTCCCTTGCCTTCTCGCCGCAGACTGGGCTCAAGCTAGGCTTTGCAGCCTACGAGCCGTAGAGCTCCCCTGCCCTCGGTTTTCACAATCTCCGCACTTGAGCCTCCAGTGCATTTTCTCGCCGAGAACCGGAGCGAGCCGTACAAATGGTACGGTGAAGTGAGGATCACAGGCGAAAAATGTGCTGGAGGCCAAGAGCACCAGGGCAGGGCGGGCTTTGCCCGGCTTGGACTGGTGTGGTGCGGAGGTTGTGAGACTTGACGTGTTAAGTATGAGCCCACTACAATAAGGGCACTTCCCCGGAGGAATTGTTATGAAGCCTACAAACAATATCGGTTACCTGCTGCAACATACCGCTTCTACCCTGGCCCGCCAATCTGACCAAGTATTGCAGGAGCGGCTAGGGATAGGCTTTTCACAGTTCAAAATACTCATGACACTGCAGTGGAATCCCAGTGTCCAGCAAAAACACATAGCCGAGAGCCTGGGCCAGACAGAGGCCAGTATTTCGCGCCAAATAAAACTGATGCACGAGGCCAGTTTGTTGCAGAGCAAAATCAGCCCCCGCAACAAGCGCGAGCATATCACCACTCTGACCCACAAAGGCCAACGCCTGGCAGATGAAGCCCTGAATGTACTGAATGGTTATCACGCTCCCATGTGGGAGGCCATTGGCGAGAAGGGCCAACGCCAGCTGATAGAACTACTCAGAAGCATGCACCAAGAAGCCTGCAAAGGCGACAAGCCTGGTCGCTGTCACCAGAGCTACCTCGATTAAAGATTGAAGTGTGGATTTCGCCGTCTACGGCTCATCAGCGAGACTTTTTTGAATATTCTCGGATCCTACCCACGGGTGTTTTTTTGTGCGATTGCACACACCCGTGGGCTTTACTTTTTGGCTTGTGACTAGAGGGGGTGGTGGCCTAGCTGGTCTGCTCGGGCAGCAGTGACGAAAACAGGGGGTAGTACTCGGAAGCGAGCTGTCGGATGGATTCCTCTAGCTGCGAGAGCAGCGGCTCGAGTTCGTTGCACTCTTCGAGGATCTTCCTGACGGTGAAGGTGTCGGGATTCTCCAAGGTGATGATGAGAGCCGCGATTCTCGCGTCTTGCTGGCGGAGCTCGCTGGTCAGTACAGGCGCGAGGAGGTCGGCCCGCACGATGGCGTCGTGATACCAGGCCTTGATGGTCTGAAGGCGCTGGAGTGTCCGCTGGCGAGCAGCTGCACGTTCTTCTGGAGTCATCATGCCCCACGAGTTGGCGATTTCCTTTGCTCGCTTTGACGCTTCCACGTGCTCACGGATACTCGAGAGGAGGCAGAGGCCAAGGAAGGTCCACACAATGATCAGGAGGAGTACGAAGAGGTGCGGGACCCGGTCGGGATCGTCCTGCTCGCTTGTCACACTGTCCTGGCACTCGGCCGGGATGGTGCGGGGGCTCGTTTCTTCCTGGTTGATCGGAGTGATCTGAGCCACGGGGGAACACGGGTCGATGGACTGGGCACTGGCAGTGGTGGCGATGAGCCCAATGGTCAGCACCAGGCCGAGGCCGATGATTGCGGGTACGCATCTGCGCACGAGGCTTCTCCTTTCGAGAGAGCGAATGGGTGGTAGGGCAAATCAAAACTAGTTTTTAGCCAAAATGTAAAAGTTCTACCGCACAGAAGAGGGCAGCTAGTATATATTATATAATAAATAGATCATGCTGTCACTATTTTCGGATATGTTTTTGCTGTGTTGTGGGGACGGTTGGGTGAAAAAAATGTACGAAAACAGATACTTGACTAGTCTAGATATTAATTTATTGACAGTTTTATTTATGGCCAGTTATGCTCTAATAGCTACAATAAAATGTAACTCAAGAGGGTAACACCATGACAATAGATGGACGTAGTTCTTTGGGCCTGGAGCTAGAGGTAGACCAGCCCGTGGAATGTGACTTAAGGCAGCTTGATGACGCCGCCGGGCGTTTGATCGTTGATCGTATGGAGCGCAAAGGGTTGAGCCGCGAGGAAGCCATGACCGACTTGCTGAATTTTGCCGGGAGTGTGTTGAAAGAGAGCGTGGTGCATATTGATACGGGGCCAGTGTATGCGGGGTACCCAGAAGTAAGGCAGGCTGTTGCCGACACACAGCGTAACGCCGCAGCTCGTGGAAAAAAGATGGGTGTAGGCAGGGCTTTGACTGTGCTCATCGTAGCTGGTGCAGAAAAGAAAACAGATCGAGCCGCCGGACCAGGCGCTCAACCATCGGCACCCACTAGGACCAGGGCAGAGGAGATTGCCGAGGGTATTGACGATATTATTGCTGGCGGCGTGGACCTCATGAGAGGCATGTTTGGAAAGGACAGACGCGACAAGTCGGTATAAAAATTAAGTCGGCAGCGCCATATCATCTAGGATTCTCGGAAGCCACAACGCGCCAAGGCCAATTCCCGCTACGTGTCCGATAGCCGGCACGGTGTATTCGTGCGCATCCTCTATGCTCATAGTGGCCAGTGGTACTGTTCTTTCTATCCACGGACGAGCCACGCCGACAAGCTGCTTATCTGCCTCTGTCAGCCCGGGTATAGCTACTTCATGGCAATGAGTTACTGATCCTATAAACGCGGGGCTGGGCTTGCCCAGGCGGTGGAGGGCTCTGCGCTCCAGGTGCTGGGGGTCGCCTATGTGCAGCCGGCCACTGAGACTTATCACAGAAATGTTCAGATCTGGATCGCCGCTGCGCAGCCGGTGAAAGACGTTAACTGCCATGCTGCCACCGGCACTGGCGCCCACCAATGTAAGCTGGCCATAGGTACGCAACCTTTGTTCGGCCTGCTCTGTGGCGTGATCGAATAACTCCTGAAACGACTGGTCTCCGTGCCAGTCCACCAAAGCATGCTCTAACTCTATGCCGCGATGGCGTAAGTGGCTAAAGAATATTCTGTCTATCAGTGTCAGCTGTGTGGTTCCCAGCCCATGGAAATAGAGGCCATGGTACGGTGTAGGACTTTCTGATTCACGTTGCATGCCCTTAGTATAATCATTCAGTGCAGATGGGCGAGCACTAGCGTTTTACAGTCATTGGTGGTATAATGCAGTAGTCACCAAGAGGTGATACATTCATACATGGGGCTGAAATTATGCTCGACGTTGGACTTTATTGGTTAGATCAGCAGGCCGCTTGTCAGCGTATAGACAAACCTTGAACAAATGCAAAAACATTTTTCAACCGCGTAGCTAGCGTGTTTACACCCCAGCTCGCATTCGCTGCCTAATATATTTAGACAGCCGCGCCATACGTGAC
This Verrucomicrobiia bacterium DNA region includes the following protein-coding sequences:
- a CDS encoding class I SAM-dependent methyltransferase, which translates into the protein MSDLLLSEATGAAVVGLSISINQLRNLQRMSEQTGSDYTMAAKGDMQRLPFGDEAIDHVYSINAIYHVDDPGAVIDESYRALATGGRLGVDDWFVTNMITDEQLTMLRNNWSTSSNGFHNINTFSRQIEAAGFGLTEVTDLTEEAGEFLSEERFGTTYDTQVSPVLLDAFPRLYQYEGYEQSHAQMAVDQLRSDILYMGELYRSGAAVYRQIIAEK
- a CDS encoding radical SAM protein, whose translation is MTDGPSAEQERPPTPVTFLPFPGSPKNLEAPEPPEGYDPKTTEFILKTYELCNLACTYCYMYELRDKSYLQQPAAMSYEVAEQAAVQIGEHAEEHDLENVKIIFHGGEPLLSYLLDRDYYRIVTRNFRDTLGDRADFNMQTNGTLIAKHPEVLDMLHETGIKIGISLDGDPETHDALRIKRDGSGSFADVAAGIRTFAEWNTEGGSKSALGLLSVINLQADPHKVYDTLTQAEFGAASFDLLFPLAHHSLLPPGYASDYDQPGASTPYADWLIPLYDRWAQEDAGRISIRLFRSIQRLAVGLSAKAEYVGNSFARNLTIEANGNMALPDSYRSIGDGAIALLDAKGQPMNVETHSIDEAAQHHKVVRYRLGKQALSATCQKCHIVNICGAGLQANRWRDGDSLEEGGNFDNPSVYSQDLMKLILHIRTSVWGQIKEVLAKAEAPT
- a CDS encoding phytanoyl-CoA dioxygenase family protein, whose amino-acid sequence is MKMGSRQLRDTLAQRGYCVIPNIIDSDMLQSLKERFSQDALAPMAKGNFGDAGAFVVADYHDPVIVNLLTWPKTMETLSALGFSAPKLHNFYVSTKPPQAAGLAWHSDLFYEYDMAEPAELFLIYYLQDTTPENGCLRVVPSSHLWPHKQRHQQPHDAALRSDEIDVPIKTGELFIGDRRLLHATHANQADTWRTCLTIAYAPRFDTLAEPIKALIVRNRCLPPAGWHKQAQHDLDPRLTPVLPIYEGTAQPIATV
- a CDS encoding PPC domain-containing DNA-binding protein — its product is MTYRFDGYNWLVRFDRGEKLIEGLTKLVKDENIKGVWVSGLGAAEGAEVGFYNLETKAYQWKKLDGLLEITSLQGNVAWEDDQPVLHIHGTFSDHSLQAFGGHIKELHVGGTCEVLLHRWYEQEGLHRTLDSQTGLHLLDL
- the rsmA gene encoding 16S rRNA (adenine(1518)-N(6)/adenine(1519)-N(6))-dimethyltransferase RsmA; amino-acid sequence: MNASSSLPKKSLGQHWLRDATVLAAMCDAAEVDAKDTVLEIGPGLGTLTELLTKRAKAVVAVEFDQSLAQALPGSVEADNLSTVQQDILKFDLTTLPPKYKIVANIPYYLTSNLIRVMSESMNPPALATLLVQKEVAMRVAATPGDMSLLSVSAQFYWEVSIGREVPAELFTPPPKVDSQILILKWRTKPAFPGTDIQLFFQVVKAGFSARRKTLLNSLSGGLRLEKPVVQDLLETAGIAPGLRPQALSLDQWHALYKVYHERLQP
- a CDS encoding MarR family winged helix-turn-helix transcriptional regulator; amino-acid sequence: MKPTNNIGYLLQHTASTLARQSDQVLQERLGIGFSQFKILMTLQWNPSVQQKHIAESLGQTEASISRQIKLMHEASLLQSKISPRNKREHITTLTHKGQRLADEALNVLNGYHAPMWEAIGEKGQRQLIELLRSMHQEACKGDKPGRCHQSYLD
- a CDS encoding ubiquitin-like domain-containing protein, giving the protein MIRKKLHLSDADKEYVERMKRHPFVVPVSTFLVLFFITLISVIIFNGRDVVPSDSHVIELSMDGTKQSIPTRASTVGEFLERANITLGEKDIVEPAKDTTIYDEELRINVYRARPVTIVEENGLRTFAYSAATTPRSVVQQAGVTVYPEDNLSSEVPDNFLREGVLGEKVVIDRSTPVNINLYGTHVPLRTHAKTVAEFLKEKNVQLSKDDTVQPAPTTLITPEIQVFVLRSGTQIATAEEAIPMPLEYIEDSSLSAGSQAVRQAGAPGKKVVTYQIELVNSKEVSRKKIQEVIASPPIKQIVARGPQSSFGQALARLRQCEAGGNYAINTGNGFYGAYQFNVSTWNGYGGFTYPSDAPAGVQDQKATETYQRRGWQPWPGCTKKLGLQDTYR
- a CDS encoding Fic family protein — encoded protein: MVEQEVTPREQCEKSYEPRVESMARALELEHRIYKLEEELFGNDPALRVIETTLFIDPVFHRSAVIMGAPKYPERMFSHEGWAGWLSARLFAREYGNQPLTVDCLKELNRRFLQRIDPENAGKLRESTTWGGVFNRGVLRPIVCTDEQIATLDANPLLEFDTPIPDDPHYGLIHYKSPPDEIESLLYEVCNDYNQSCRTRGNPTHAAARMQRKLSSIHPFRAWNGGASRILMNLALENAGMAPSAPRDFDQDIFLSLKEWAYRIAVGTTGHMFQEAATGTTDPVRLLNLTRQKQLYDSGAPSFTRATPTIKKYGDGHNRLQYEAFIGKFEAGNFLLSFNPEGLRHFLKEPQKTQPNNF